The DNA region CGGTGTGCACCCAGGTGCCGTCGACCGACGAGAAGATCCAGTGGCAGCGGTCGGGTGGCACGCTCCCGCAGTCGCGGGTGCTGTGCCTGGACGACCTCAAGAAGTAGCGGTCAGCGCAGGAGGCCGGTCTCCCGCAGGTGGTCGAAGATGATCTTGTCCACCGCGGAGACCCGGTCCCTGTCCCCGTGGCCCAGCCAAGCGATTTCCTCGATTTCGCTGCTGGCCGCGAGTGTTCCGCCGAATCCGGCCGTGTAGCAGGTCATCCGGACCACGAGTCCCGACGCGTGCCCGTCGGCCTGCGCTTCGAAGACTCCGGCGGGTTCGATGTCCGCCGGATCGATCTCGACGGTCAGTTCCTCGCGGATCTCCCGGATCAGCGTCTCGGCGTCGCTTTCGCCGGGTTCGCGTTTGCCGCCGGGCAGGTAGAACACGGACTTGCCGCGCGAGCGGGTGCTCAGGATCCGGCCGTCGACCAGGTGCAGCCAAGCGATCTTGTCGATCATGGGTCAGTCAGCCCAGCGCCGCGGCGGTCTCGGCGGTCGTGAGCACTTCGCCCAGGCGCGGGAACACCTTCGTGATCGCCGATTCGTGGGAGATCGCGGCGATACCCGCCATCGCGTCCGAGACGGCGATGGTCTCGTAGGCGTGGTCGATCGCGGCCCGCAGCGTCGATTCGACGCCGTACTCGGTGGCGATCCCGGCGAGCACCAGCGTCTTCACGCCCAGCCCGCGCAGGAGTTCGTCGAGCCCGGTGCGGTAGAACGCGCCGATCGTGTTCTTGGTGATCAGGTGCTCGCCCTCACGAGGCGTCAGTTCGGCGACCAGTTCACTGCCGGGCGGCTGCTCGTCGACGTCCGGCCGGTGCGCCCGCACGTGGACGATCGGCGAGCCGGCCGCGCTGAAGGCGTCTCGCAGCAGGACGGCGTTCGATACGACTTCGGTGCCTTCGATCGGGACGGTCTCCAGTGCGACGATCCGGGTCTGGAGGTCGATCAGGACGAGCGCCGTCGTCGCCGGGTCGATCTTCGTCATGGGGGAAGCGTAGTGCCCCTATCCTGGAGACATGGGGCAGAACAGGGAAGTAGTGGTCACCGGCGGAGGAACGGGAATCGGCTACGCGGTCGCGGCGGCTTTCGCCGCGCGAGGTGATCGGGTGACGATCACCGGCCGTCGCGAACAGGTCCTCACCGAAGCCGCCACGTTGCTCGGCGCGAACCCGGTCCCGTTCGACGCGGCGGATCCGGACGCGGTGGAACGGGCACTGGCCGGATTGCCGGACCGGGTCGACGTCCTGGTCAACAACGCGGGCGGGAACACCGATTTCCAGGCCGGATCCGCGGAAGACCTGAAGTCGTTCGCCGCGAACTGGCAGGCCAATCTCGACGCGAACGTGTTCACCGCCGTGCTGGTCACCCGCGCCTTGCGGGAAAGGTTCGCCGACGGGGCGCGGATCGTCACCATCGGCTCGATCGCCGCGCGCACCGGGGCGGGTTCCTACGGTGCCGCCAAGGCCGCGCTGGAGGCGTGGAACGCCGACGTGGCAAGGGAATTCGGGCCGCGCGGGATCACCGCGAACATCGTCGCGCCCGGGCTGGTCGGCGACACCGAGTTCTTCCAGGGCAAGCTCTCCGACGAGCGCCGGGCGTGGCTGATCGGCAACACGCTGACCAAACGCGCCGGCGAGCCCGCGGACGTCGCCGAAGTGGTCGCCTTCCTGGCGAGCCCGGAGGCGCGGCACGTCACCGGGCAGATCGTCCATGTGAACGGCGGCGCGCACCTCGGCCACTAGGCGCCGGGCGTGACCTTCAGCAGTTTGTCGTCCTGGCCTTCCGAAGTGGTGATGTAGAGGGCGCCGTCCGGGCCGCTGCGGACGGCGCGCAGCCTGCCGAACTTGTCGTCGAACTCGGGCGGCAGCGTCACTTCGGTGACCTTGCCGGCGTCGTCGAGGCGGAACAGAAGGAGTTTCTGTCCCTTCAACGCGGTCACGGCGAGCGAACCTTCGAGCGCTCCCCACTGCGATCCGGTGAGGAACTCGGCACCGCAGATCGCCTCGGTGATCTCACCGGTCGTCCACAAAGGACTGACGGCGTCCGGGAAGCGCTGCTTGTCGGTCATCGGGACGCTTTCGTCGTAGCTGGTCTCGGTGCCGCCCTTGGACGGGTCCCAGCCGTAGTTCCCGCCGCGGTCTCCAGGTTGACCTCGTCGTCGATGGTCGGCCCGTGCTCGGCGGTGAACACCTGCCCGGTGCCCGGCCGGACCGTGACGCCCTGGACGTTGCGGTGCCCGTAGGTGAACACACGCTGCTCGTTCGGGTTCGCGGACTTGATGAACGGGTTGTCCGGCAACGCGTTCCCGGTCTTCGCGTCGACGCGCAGCACCTTGCCGCCGAGACTCGTCTTGTCCTGCGGATGCTGCGGGCGGGCGGTGTCGCCGGTGCCGACGAGCAGTGCGCCGTCCGCGCCGAACGCGGGACGGCAGCCGGAATGCCTGCCGCTGGGGTTCACCGGCAGCCCGGTCAGCAGGTCCTTGACCTTCGTGGCGCTCGCGCCGTCGTCCGAAAGCCGCCAGGTGACCAGCCGGATGTCGACGGCCTTGTCGCCTTCCTTGTGGGTCTGGCAGGTGATGAACTCGCGCGACGTCGCGAAGTCCTTGCTGATCACCATCCCCATCAGGCCGCCTTCGCCGCGTACGTGGACGGAGGAAAAGTCCGCGGCGACGTCGCGCTTCGTGCCGCCTTCGATCAGCGCGAGTTTCCCTGGGCGCTGGGTGACGAGGATCTTCCCGTCCGGCAGGAAGCCGACGTCCCAGCCGTGTTCGAGCCCGGCCGTCACCTGCTCGACCTTCAGCTTCGACACCGAGGGCTTCGAGGTGACCGGCGGCGCGCTCTGCACCGTCTCGCTCGACGCCCCGGAACAGGCCGTGACCAGCAAGGACAAGGACGTGAACGCGACGACGGCGGAAGTGCGCATGACATCAGCATGCCACCGTGCTCAACCGCCCGCGCGAACCAAACCGCTTTCGTAGGCGAACACGACCGCGTGCACACGGTCGCGCAGCGCGAGCTTGGCGAGGATCCGTCCGACGTGGGTCTTCACGGTCGTCTCCCCGATGTAGAGCTTCGCGGCGATTTCGGAGTTCGTCAGGCCGCGCGCGATGAGCGCGAGGACGTCCTTCTCGCGCTCGGTCAGTGTCTCCAGTCGCGCGCTCTCACCGGAGTCCCGTTCGTCGGCCAAATAGCGGTCGAGCAGGCGTTTCGTCACGGAGGGGGAGACCATCGAATCGCCGCGGAGGACGCCTCGGATGGCCACGAGGATTTCGTCGGCGGGCGCGTCCTTGACGAGGAAACCGCTGGCACCGGCACGCAACGCGGCATACGCGTATTCGTCGAGGTCGAACGTGGTGATCATCAGGACCCGGGTGTCCGGGAGCGACCGGCAGATCCGCTCGGTCGCGGCGACGCCGTCGAGCACCGGCATCCGGACGTCCATCAGGACCAGATCCGGCCGCAGCTTCTCGGCGGCTTCGACCGCTTCGGCACCGTTGGTGGCTTCGCCCGCGACGGTCAGGTCGTCCTGGCTGGTGACGATCATCCCCATCCCGACCCGGACCAGCTCCTGGTCGTCGCAGATCAGCACCTTCACCGCCGTCATCCCGCCTCCACCACCAGGTTCGCGGCGACCCGGTAGCCACCGTCGCGGGTCGGCCCGGTGTCGAGGGTGCCGTGGAACATCTCGACGCGCTGGGTCATCCCGGCGATCCCGCGGCCGGACGACGGGAGGCGCGGTGCGACGGGTTCGCTCCCGCCCGTGTTCGTCACCTCGATCCGGACGTTCCGGCGGTGGCCGCCCTCGCCGAAATCGATCTCGACCTGGCCACTCGCGTCTCCCGGCGCGTGTTTGATCATATTGGTCAGCGACTCCTGGACGATGCGGTACGCCTGCAGCGCGGCGCTCGGCGGCAACCCCTCGGCGTCGCCGGTGACCTGGAGATCCACCTCCCGCCCGCTCGCGCTGACCTGCGCGACCAGGTCGCGTAGCTCCGCGACGGTCGGCTGCGGGCTTCGGGCGGCTTCGCCGGCATGGAGGACTTCCAGCAGACGGCGCAGCTCGGCGAGCGCGTCGCGGCCCGCCTTGCCGATCGTGTCGAGTGTCCGGTCGACGACCTCGGGATCCTTGTCACGCATGAGTTTCGCGCCCTCGGCGTTGATCACGATGACGCTCACACTGTGCGCGAGGACGTCGTGCAGTTCGCGGGCGATCCGCGTGCGTTCCTCGGCGACGGCGGCCCGGGCACGGGCCTCCTGTTCGGACGCGGCCAGCTCCGCCTTCGTCGCTTCCTCCGCCGAAAGCCGTTGCCGCGCACGAAAGAACTCGCCGAGCGCCCAAGCCGCGACGTGCAGCGGCAGCGTCACGACGATGGTGAGCCAGGCGCCCTGTTCGGTGGTGGCTCCCCAGACGAGGCCCCACGTGATGTCCAGTGCGACGATCCCGGCGGCGATCAGCGTGGCGAACCGGCGGTTTCCCGCGCGGACCAGCGTGTAGAGGGCGACGGCCATCGCCAGCTCGCCCCGGCCGCGGTCGTAGGCCCAGAGCTCCGTCGTGTACTGCGCGGTCACCCCGGCGACGATCAGCACCGCGACGATCTCGGGGTGGCGGCGCCGCCAGAGCAGCGGGACGAGGAAGAGGTACGGCACCAGCAGGACGGCCTTGGGGACGGACGACGATCCGGTCGGCGCGAGGAAGACGAACCACGCGTACAGGGGAAGGTCGGTCACCCACGGGTGGGAGCGGAGCCGGTCGAGCAGCCTGTGCACCGTTCGAACGTAACCCCGCCCGGCACGCGAGCGCGTCGTCCTGGGGTACTCCCGGGGTCCTCCCACGGGAGGACGGAACCGGCCGACGAGGCCGACGCGGGGCCACGAAGCCCGTTTCTAGCGTCGGGAACATGTCGATCACCAGGGAATTCCTCCGCCATCCCGTCCTGACCGGAGCCGTCGCGGCCAGTTCGCCGAAACTCGCGGAGGCCATGACCGCGGGCCTCGGCCTGGAAAGCGCCAGACTCGTCGTCGAGCTGGGCCCCGGGACCGGGGTGTTCACCGGCGCCGTCGTCCGCCGTCTGCCACCGGGCGCGCGGCTGATCGCGGTGGAGATCAATCTGCGACTGGCGAGGGAACTGCGGTCCCGGCACGGGGACGTCGAGGTCGTCGAGGGTTCCGCCGAGAATCTGCTTTCGTACGTGGACGACGCGGCCGACGTGGTGGTCTCCGGGCTGCCGTGGACGGTCATGCCCGGCGAGCGGCAGCTGCGGATCCTCGACCAGGTCACGGAGATCCTCGCCCCGCACGGACGGTTCACGACGTTCGCCTACGCGCACGCGGCCTGGACGACGCCTGCCCGCCGGTTCGCCGCGGCGCTGCGGGACCGGTTCGCGGTGACCGGCCGGACCCCGTTGGTCTGGCCGAACCTGCCGCCCGCCTTCGTTCATCGCGCGGCCTTGCCACTGAAGACGGGGAGGCGTCTTGGACAGCCTGCTACGGCCGCTTCTTGAGTCACCGCCCGTGCTCGTCTATCTCGTCTGTGGCGCACTGATCTTCCTGGAAACCGCGCTGCTGCCGGGAATCGTGCTGCCGACGTTGTCCAGCCTGCTGCTGATGGGGTTCCTCGCCGGGCGAGGCACGCTCGACCTGCCGCTGGCGTTGACGGTCGCGATCGGTGCCGCCGTGGCGGGCGACCAGATCGCCTTCCTGGAAGGGCGGAGGCTGGGGCCGCGGCTGCGGACCACGCGGTTCGGGCGGCGGTTCGGCCTGGCTCGGTGGGACCGCGTGGAGCGGGCCGTCGCCAGGTACGGCGTCCCGGCCGTGATCGCCGGCCGCTGCCTGGCCGGGGTGCGGACCGTGGTGCCGCGTATCGCGGGCGCGGCGGAGATGCCGTACCGGCGGTTCGTGCCCGGCAGCGTCTGCGCGGCCGTGGTGTGGGCGTGCGCCGAGCTGTCCTTGGGCCACGCGGGCGCCTGGGTCAACGGGTGAGGATCGCCGCCGTCTCGGCGTCGGCGGGGAGGAACGTCTCCAGTTTCAATTCCGAAACCGTGACATCGGCCGCGGTCGCGAACGTCGTGATGGCCGTGATCAGCCGCAGTTCGCCCGCCGAAGTGGACAAGCGCATCGGCACCGCGAAACCGAGGTGATCGGGTCCGGGCGGGCCGGGAGCCGGAACGTAGCCTTCGAGTTCGGCGAGCAGCGCGGTGAGCCGCTCGTCGGGCGCGTGGGCGATCTCCTGCGTCAGCCGTTCCAGGATGTGCCGGGCCCAGTCCGCGAGGTTCCGCACCCTCGGCGCCATCCCCTTCGGGTGCAGCGCGAGCCGCAGGGTGTTGACCGGCTCCTCCAGCAGTTCCGGTGCGACGTCCTCGAACAGCAGGTCGAGCGCGTCGTTGCGGGCGACGAGCACGCCGTAGCGATCGACCACGATGGCCGGATACGGGCGGTGCCCTTCGAGCAGCCGCCGCATGCCGTCGAGGACCGGCCGCAGGCTCGGATCGTCCAATTCGGTTTCGGGGAAACCGGGGGCGAACCCGGCCGCGAGCAGCAGGCCGTTGCGTTCACGCAGGGGCAGTTCGAGCGATTCGGCGACGCGCAGCACCAGGCCGCGGCCGGGGATCGACCGGCCGCCTTCGAGGAAACTCACGTGCCGTTGGGTGGTCCCGGCCCGGATCGCCAGCTCCAGCTGGGAAAGCCGCCGTCGTTCGCGCCAGCCCCGGAGCGCGGGGCCGAATCCGGAAACCATGGCCGCCATCTTGGCCGAGACGTCGGCGGCGTCGCCATTCCCTCGAAGGAATTGAGACGATTCCCCGTCGCGGAGAGGCTTCCGGCATGAAATTCGGTCTGGTCGTCCCCACTTATCGGTCCATCCTCGACGCCGGGCGCACCGCGCCGGGAATGGTCGCCGTCGCGGTCGAAGCCGAACGCCTCGGCTTCGATTCGGTCTGGGTCGGTGACACGCTCGCGAAGGCGCCCATCGATTCCTTGACGTTGCTCGGCGCGTTCGCCGCCAGGACCGAGCGGGTCACCCTCGGCACCGCCGCGCTGCTGCCGGCGTTGCGGGATCCGCTTCTTTCCGCGAACGCGATCCTCTCGCTCGATCTGCTCAGCCAAGGCCGCGTCACCCTCGCCGTCGGGGCCGGATTCGCGGGTCGCAGCGAACCCGAGTTCGCCTTCACCCGGGTCCCCTGGGAACGACGGCGCGCCCGCCTCGACGACATCGTCGCGTTGTGGCGGCACGTCTGGAGCGGGAAGAGCGGCCCGTTCCACGGCGACGTGCTGCACTACGACACCCTGCCGGAGTACCCGGAACCGCACCGTCCCGGTGGCCCGCCGGTGTGGCTGGCCGCCTTCACCCCGGGCGCGCTGAAGCGGGCAGGACGTCTCTATGACGGCTGGTTGCCGTACCCGCCCGACGTCGCGGATTACACCGACGGCCTCGCGAAGATCCGCGAAGCGGCCGTACGTCCGGTGACACCGGCGTTGTTCGCGACAGTGCTCATCGAGGAGGACCCGATCAGGGCACGCGAGCGGCTGGAGGACTACGTCCAGCGGAACTACGGGGCTCCGCTGGACTTCGTCGAGAAGATCCAAGTGCTGATCGCGGGCAGCCCGGAGCAGGTCGCCGACCGGTTGCGCGAATATCGGGAAGCGGGTGCCGAACACGTGCTGATCCGCATCGCGACGCAGGAGCCGGCCGAGTTCGACGAGCAGCTCCCGAAGGTCTTCGACGCCCTGCCCAGGTAATCGCGCGGCGGACTGTCGGTGCCCCCACGTAGGCTGGGACGGTGACAAACGCTCCATTGTCCGGACTCCTTCATTCCATCCTTCCCGATCCGGCCCTTCGCGGGGTCGTCGAGCGGGCCGGTGCCCCGGTGCTCGAACTCCAGGGCGCGATCGCCACCCGCCAGCTGGTCGCCGGCGCCCTCGCCGCGGACGAGGGCGCCGGCCGCCCCGTGCTCGCGGTGACCGCCACCGGCCGCGAGGCGGAGGAACTGACCGCATCCCTGAAGTCGTTCCTCGGCGAAGGCGCCGTCGTCGACTTCCCGTCTTGGGAGACGCTGCCGCACGAGCGGCTGTCCCCGCGGGCGGACACCGTCGGGCGGCGGCTGGAGGTGCTGCACCGGCTCAAGACGGGCGCGGACGGCCTTCGCGTCGTCGTCGCGACCGTCCGCAGCCTGATCCAGCCGATGGCGCCCGGGCTCGGTTCGCTCGCGCCGATCGACCTGGTCGTCGGCGAGGAGCAGAGCTTCGAAGGGCTGCTGGAGCGGCTGGTCGAGCTCGCGTACACGCGGGTGGACATGGTCGAGAAGCGCGGCGAGTTCGCCGTGCGCGGCGGCATCCTCGACCTGTTCGGGCCGACGGCGCAGCATCCCGTGCGGGTCGAGTTCTGGGGCGACGAGGTCAGCGAGATCCGCGCGTTCGCGGTGTCCGACCAGCGGTCGCTGCCGGGGGAGATCCAGCACGTCAGCGCGCCGCCGTGCCGTGAGCTGCTGCTCACCGAGCCGGTCCGCGCGAAGGCCGCCGAGCTCGCGACGACGTACGAGGCGGACGCGCAGCTCACCGAGATGCTCACCAAGCTCTCCGGCGGGGTCCCCGTCGAGGGCATGGAGGCGCTCATCCCCGTGCTGTGCGAGGGCGAGCTGGAGCTGCTGACCGACGCGATGCCCCAGGGCACGCACGTGCTGCTCGCCGATCCGGAGAAGATCCGCGCCCGCGCGGCCGACCTGGTCCGCACCGGGCAGGAGTTTCTCGAAGCGTCCTGGACCACGGCCGCCGCGGGCGGTCAGGCGCCGATCGATCTCGGCGCGTCCGCGTACCGGGATCTCGCGGAGATCGCGAAGCACGCCCAGGAGACGAAGCGCCCTTGGTGGACGCTGACGCAGCTCGCCAGCGACGATCCCGACGTCTACCGGGTCTCGATCGAGGCCGCGCCGAACTACCGCGGCGAGGTCGAGCGCGCGACGACCGATCTCCGCGCCCA from Amycolatopsis sp. EV170708-02-1 includes:
- a CDS encoding NUDIX domain-containing protein; protein product: MIDKIAWLHLVDGRILSTRSRGKSVFYLPGGKREPGESDAETLIREIREELTVEIDPADIEPAGVFEAQADGHASGLVVRMTCYTAGFGGTLAASSEIEEIAWLGHGDRDRVSAVDKIIFDHLRETGLLR
- a CDS encoding isochorismatase family protein, producing the protein MTKIDPATTALVLIDLQTRIVALETVPIEGTEVVSNAVLLRDAFSAAGSPIVHVRAHRPDVDEQPPGSELVAELTPREGEHLITKNTIGAFYRTGLDELLRGLGVKTLVLAGIATEYGVESTLRAAIDHAYETIAVSDAMAGIAAISHESAITKVFPRLGEVLTTAETAAALG
- a CDS encoding SDR family NAD(P)-dependent oxidoreductase, which encodes MGQNREVVVTGGGTGIGYAVAAAFAARGDRVTITGRREQVLTEAATLLGANPVPFDAADPDAVERALAGLPDRVDVLVNNAGGNTDFQAGSAEDLKSFAANWQANLDANVFTAVLVTRALRERFADGARIVTIGSIAARTGAGSYGAAKAALEAWNADVAREFGPRGITANIVAPGLVGDTEFFQGKLSDERRAWLIGNTLTKRAGEPADVAEVVAFLASPEARHVTGQIVHVNGGAHLGH
- a CDS encoding response regulator transcription factor, with the translated sequence MTAVKVLICDDQELVRVGMGMIVTSQDDLTVAGEATNGAEAVEAAEKLRPDLVLMDVRMPVLDGVAATERICRSLPDTRVLMITTFDLDEYAYAALRAGASGFLVKDAPADEILVAIRGVLRGDSMVSPSVTKRLLDRYLADERDSGESARLETLTEREKDVLALIARGLTNSEIAAKLYIGETTVKTHVGRILAKLALRDRVHAVVFAYESGLVRAGG
- a CDS encoding sensor histidine kinase, with protein sequence MHRLLDRLRSHPWVTDLPLYAWFVFLAPTGSSSVPKAVLLVPYLFLVPLLWRRRHPEIVAVLIVAGVTAQYTTELWAYDRGRGELAMAVALYTLVRAGNRRFATLIAAGIVALDITWGLVWGATTEQGAWLTIVVTLPLHVAAWALGEFFRARQRLSAEEATKAELAASEQEARARAAVAEERTRIARELHDVLAHSVSVIVINAEGAKLMRDKDPEVVDRTLDTIGKAGRDALAELRRLLEVLHAGEAARSPQPTVAELRDLVAQVSASGREVDLQVTGDAEGLPPSAALQAYRIVQESLTNMIKHAPGDASGQVEIDFGEGGHRRNVRIEVTNTGGSEPVAPRLPSSGRGIAGMTQRVEMFHGTLDTGPTRDGGYRVAANLVVEAG
- a CDS encoding class I SAM-dependent methyltransferase; the encoded protein is MSITREFLRHPVLTGAVAASSPKLAEAMTAGLGLESARLVVELGPGTGVFTGAVVRRLPPGARLIAVEINLRLARELRSRHGDVEVVEGSAENLLSYVDDAADVVVSGLPWTVMPGERQLRILDQVTEILAPHGRFTTFAYAHAAWTTPARRFAAALRDRFAVTGRTPLVWPNLPPAFVHRAALPLKTGRRLGQPATAAS
- a CDS encoding DedA family protein, translating into MDSLLRPLLESPPVLVYLVCGALIFLETALLPGIVLPTLSSLLLMGFLAGRGTLDLPLALTVAIGAAVAGDQIAFLEGRRLGPRLRTTRFGRRFGLARWDRVERAVARYGVPAVIAGRCLAGVRTVVPRIAGAAEMPYRRFVPGSVCAAVVWACAELSLGHAGAWVNG
- a CDS encoding helix-turn-helix transcriptional regulator, giving the protein MVSGFGPALRGWRERRRLSQLELAIRAGTTQRHVSFLEGGRSIPGRGLVLRVAESLELPLRERNGLLLAAGFAPGFPETELDDPSLRPVLDGMRRLLEGHRPYPAIVVDRYGVLVARNDALDLLFEDVAPELLEEPVNTLRLALHPKGMAPRVRNLADWARHILERLTQEIAHAPDERLTALLAELEGYVPAPGPPGPDHLGFAVPMRLSTSAGELRLITAITTFATAADVTVSELKLETFLPADAETAAILTR
- a CDS encoding LLM class flavin-dependent oxidoreductase translates to MKFGLVVPTYRSILDAGRTAPGMVAVAVEAERLGFDSVWVGDTLAKAPIDSLTLLGAFAARTERVTLGTAALLPALRDPLLSANAILSLDLLSQGRVTLAVGAGFAGRSEPEFAFTRVPWERRRARLDDIVALWRHVWSGKSGPFHGDVLHYDTLPEYPEPHRPGGPPVWLAAFTPGALKRAGRLYDGWLPYPPDVADYTDGLAKIREAAVRPVTPALFATVLIEEDPIRARERLEDYVQRNYGAPLDFVEKIQVLIAGSPEQVADRLREYREAGAEHVLIRIATQEPAEFDEQLPKVFDALPR